One Tachysurus fulvidraco isolate hzauxx_2018 chromosome 2, HZAU_PFXX_2.0, whole genome shotgun sequence DNA segment encodes these proteins:
- the bhlhe40 gene encoding class E basic helix-loop-helix protein 40 encodes MERITSAQPPPCLAKENPMEMAAIPSMDFHMYMYKPRRGAKRGEDTKDTYKLPHRLIEKKRRDRINECIAQLKDLLPEHLKLSTLGHLEKAVVLELTLKHVKALNGLLEQQQQQIISLQSGMQIGDHTNGSFEKSEEMFRSGFHLCAKEILQYMANQKNVQDLTPTNIFNHLHKLASELPQRPISPRQDTPSPAHKAHEIREKSVVAPDRMPEGHTKNCVPVIQRTYPHSSEQSGSDTDTDSGYGGELDKDKRDSKGQRPSYYIKESTELKYGIKEEWDEPQAKRQRSDSSEDESLLGHSGYTSFSSHQPPLCMPFYLLPPVSAAAAAAAYLPVLEKCWYPGGMPMLYPGIGGPTPGLSPEKLPLSLVLSPRISSPNTSHVHTDSPALHQALKQIPPLNLETKD; translated from the exons ATGGAGCGGATTACGAGCGCACAGCCTCCTCCATGTTTGGCCAAAGAGAACCCGATGGAAATGGCTGCCATTCCGAG CATGGACTTccacatgtacatgtacaaacCCAGAAGAGGTGCGAAACGAGGCGAGGACACCAAG GACACTTACAAGCTGCCGCATCGGTTGATTGAAAAGAAAAGACGTGACAGGATAAATGAATGCATCGCCCAGTTAAAGGACCTGCTACCAGAGCACCTGAAACTCTCT ACGCTGGGCCATTTGGAAAAGGCTGTGGTGCTGGAGCTGACGTTGAAGCACGTGAAAGCTCTGAACGGCTTGttagagcagcagcagcagcaaatcATATCTCTGCAGAGTGGAATGCAGATCG GTGATCACACCAACGGGAGCTTTGAAAAGAGCGAGGAGATGTTCCGCTCTGGTTTCCATTTGTGTGCCAAGGAGATTCTGCAGTACATGGCAAACCAGAAGAATGTGCAGGATCTGACTCCTACAAACATCTTCAACCATCTGCACAAGTTGGCATCAGAGCTGCCACAGCGGCCGATCAGCCCGCGCCAAGACACGCCTTCCCCTGCCCACAAAGCCCACGAGATTCGCGAGAAGTCTGTGGTTGCACCGGACAGAATGCCAGAGGGCCACACCAAAAACTGCGTCCCTGTGATTCAGAGGACTTACCCACATAGCAGTGAGCAGAGTGGCAGCGACACGGACACGGACAGCGGATACGGTGGTGAGCTGGACAAAGACAAGCGTGACTCCAAGGGTCAGCGGCCAAGCTACTACATCAAAGAAAGCACTGAATTGAAATATGGCATCAAGGAAGAGTGGGATGAGCCACAGGCCAAACGGCAAAGGTCAGACTCTTCTGAAGACGAATCTCTGTTGGGTCACAGTGGGTACACAAGCTTCTCCTCCCACCAGCCACCTCTGTGCATGCCCTTCTACCTCCTCCCTCCAGTGTCGGCGGCTGCTGCTGCCGCCGCATACCTCCCGGTCCTAGAGAAGTGCTGGTACCCCGGGGGCATGCCTATGCTGTACCCTGGCATTGGGGGTCCAACGCCAGGCTTATCTCCTGAGAAACTCCCCCTGTCACTTGTCTTGTCACCCAGAATATCATCCCCAAATACCTCTCATGTTCATACAGACTCTCCAGCTTTGCACCAGGCTCTAAAACAAATACCCCCCTTAAATCTGGAAACCAAAGACTGA